One segment of Anopheles stephensi strain Indian chromosome 3, UCI_ANSTEP_V1.0, whole genome shotgun sequence DNA contains the following:
- the LOC118512055 gene encoding uncharacterized protein LOC118512055, with product MGRSVGPGPGLPGAVRLMVMLVLPVLLLHLEAEAHVALTFPPARKYDLDFLDNSRTKPPCGMPKGSLKTSFIEGSTFNVSWHLAYPHRGGFRLEILDAREKPVLNLTPSSKEKRFVRDDATAQQFQVSLPRNFTCRDCTLRLVRQADEWGGNYRFWSCADVDVVPRREHHETCSGHGKFIARCKCDRKYYGPRCEFWDECVTNQDCGIQGTCVDLGGTSLPRRQCYCRLGWFGPGCNKKSPIKSTDIDYSVYKAKTLSPDLNVYWRVLKEQSELEVVLKVNGTSWVALGWRPRKLTAECKNFPLIAAPGAAAPAEAGVAEPEPASEPTSEPEPNSEPEPGAEPGAEPGAEPGAEPEPKSEPEPASEPGAEPNAEPEPKSEPEPGAEPTSEPASEPTSEPSSEPEPKGEPEPEPGAEPGAEPEPKSEPEPTGEPEPESVTEPSPEPKGQAKKVKRAAAMTPAAEPEPEPKTEPASEPASKPKPKPTAAAGPKLKLNPYTPRHDFNPMDCTDIVIGTARGDNHRVWDYYTRDRSTPRMDSFWGGKSDLTATGGFERDGVTTIVFRRPLAASEPTDHAFVDDLMHVIWARGQEPGAYVHSPPSGIEKETASVQEFYQPDELKYHGHRMQRGVTQINFLEEERKVPAATSAAGVTATPDGAKAGGDGVIVPAGPVGHELDNECHGFYKYPRTCDPEQANCEYFLSWQTVARGDAVHFHLETKHTSTWTGVGFSDDQRMSQTDAIIGWVDKNGRPFLMDTWINGYSAPKLDDRQDLYNASGAIQNGRTVLDFTRKRITGDESDLAFAEDRCLYMMFPIEGGVFNEVNKKLGKHASVPVVTDTRVCIKSCAKQFEQLLNVAATPAPDRIAYGASIKLTNLAAGFQVPASGTPEHRDLANSVKDTFNGVLREVPGFYRTDVQEFEKDADGSVVVRMNILVDKEMKDGSKNPLADDPAKLELTLHNLMVNNLSSGKVGALSVDPSYLEFNQLEGQASAPKEDYDLLPAGVRLYMILGCIAGLVFIAIVQATCTIIKTRRTNRLKDQLIPNSAWKDYSSNTNYAFDNFEPESKSHHKGRSSDRGYSNGNSQQTTLQMSHSPNKSQYYEIDRTDGGGMPAHRNGNSGYPYPAGQPRHGYDRTGDRSSYADRAYSLPRPMHQQQQQQQMQQRHHQEMQSRPTNDYYTQDRRGKSRNNGSHYAGNGHQHPSQQQQQHHQHQQQQQRPMPDSSDLYFTPTQRKYSGEVVRVFVDYNKDKK from the exons ATGGGGCGTAGTGTTGGGCCCGGTCCCGGTTTGCCCGGGGCGGTCAGATTAATGGTGATGCTGGTgttgccggtgctgctgctacaccTCGAGGCGGAAGCACACGTCGCGCTCACGTTTCCGCCAGCCCGCAAGTACGATCTGGACTTTCTGGACAACTCACGCACGAAACCACCGTGCGGAATGCCGAAAG GTTCGCTGAAAACATCGTTCATCGAGGGTAGCACCTTCAACGTGTCGTGGCATCTTGCCTATCCGCATCGG GGTGGCTTCCGGCTGGAGATACTCGATGCCAGGGAGAAACCAGTGCTGAACCTAACGCCGAGCAGTAAGGAGAAACGTTTCGTGCGTGATGATGCGAC GGCTCAACAGTTCCAGGTATCGCTTCCAAGGAACTTCACCTGTCGGGATTGTACGCTCCGGTTGGTGCGGCAGGCTGATGAATGGGGCGGTAACTACCGTTTCTGGTCGTGTGCCGATGTGGATGTCGTCCCGAGACGCGAACACCACGAGACCTGCTCCGGACATGGCAAATTCATTGCGCGTTGCAAGTGTGATCGCAAGTATTACGGACCGCGGTGCGAGTTCTGGGATGAGTGCGTTACGAACCAGGATTGTGGCATTCAGGGTACCTGCGTTGATTTGGGCGGTACCTCACTGCCACGCCGTCAGTGCTACTGCCGGTTAGGTTGGTTTGGACCGGGATGTAACAAGA AATCGCCCATCAAGTCAACCGATATTGACTATTCCGTGTACAAGGCGAAAACACTATCGCCGGACTTGAACGTGTACTGGCGTGTGCTGAAGGAGCAGAGCGAACTGGAAGTCGTCCTGAAGGTAAATGGAACGTCCTGGGTAGCGTTGGGCTGGAGACCGCGTAAGCTAACCGCCGAATGCAAGAACTTCCCACTAATTGCTGCACCGGGCGCTGCTGCTCCGGCAGAAGCGGGAGTTGCCGAACCGGAACCAGCCAGCGAACCAACATCTGAGCCAG aGCCCAACTCTGAACCTGAACCGGGAGCAGAACCTGGTGCGGAACCGGGAGCAGAACCGGGCGCTGAGCCAG AGCCCAAGTCAGAGCCAGAACCTGCGTCGGAACCTGGCGCAGAACCTAATGCGGAACCAG AGCCAAAAAGTGAACCTGAACCTGGTGCGGAACCAACGTCGGAACCTGCCAGTGAGCCAACGTCTGAGCCCTCGTCTGAGCCAG AACCAAAAGGCGAGCCTGAACCGGAACCGGGCGCAGAACCTGGTGCAGAGCCAG AACCCAAATCGGAACCCGAGCCGACCGGAGAACCAGAACCGGAAAGTGTTACCGAACCTTCGCCGGAGCCGAAAGGACAGGCGAAGAAAGTAAAACGTGCAGCTGCCATGACTCCCGCCGCAGAACCCGAACCAGAACCCAAAACTGAGCCCGCCTCCGAGCCAGCATCGAAACCGAAACCtaaaccaacggcagcggctGGTCCGAAGCTAAAGCTTAATCCGTACACCCCACGCCATGACTTTAACCCGATGGACTGTACGGACATTGTGATCGGAACGGCTCGTGGTGATAATCATCGCGTTTGGGATTACTACACGCGTGATCGATCGACTCCGCGGATGGACTCGTTCTGGGGTGGCAAATCGGACCTTACGGCAACGGGAGGCTTTGAGCGGGATGGTGTCACGACGATCGTGTTCCGTCGACCGCTGGCAGCGTCTGAACCGACCGATCACGCGTTTGTGGATGATCTGATGCATGTGATATGGGCTCGTGGGCAGGAACCGGGTGCTTACGTACATTCGCCACCCTCGGGAATTGAGAAGGAGACGGCATCGGTGCAGGAGTTTTATCAGCCGGATGAGCTGAAGTATCACGGCCATCGTATGCAGCGTGGGGTGACGCAGATCAACTTCCTGGAGGAGGAGCGTAAGGTGCCGGCCGCAACATCCGCTGCCGGAGTCACAGCAACACCGGACGGAGCGAAGGCTGGTGGCGATGGGGTGATTGTACCGGCTGGTCCGGTAGGACATGAATTGGACAATGAGTGCCACGGGTTCTACAAGTACCCACGAACGTGCGATCCCGAGCAGGCCAACTGTGAGTACTTCCTCAGCTGGCAAACGGTGGCACGCGGAGATGCAGTGCATTTCCATCTGGAGACGAAGCACACGTCCACCTGGACCGGGGTTGGTTTCAGTGACGATCAGCGCATGTCCCAGACGGATGCCATTATCGGTTGGGTAGATAAGAATGGACGTCCGTTCCTGATGGACACCTGGATCAATGGCTATTCGGCGCCAAAGTTGGACGACCGTCAGGATCTGTACAATGCGTCCGGTGCCATCCAGAACGGACGCACCGTGTTGGACTTTACACGAAAGCGCATCACCGGCGATGAAAGTGATCTGGCCTTTGCGGAGGACCGCTGTCTGTACATGATGTTCCCGATCGAGGGGGGTGTGTTTAATGAGGTCAACAAGAAGCTCGGAAAGCATGCCTCCGTACCGGTTGTGACGGACACGCGCGTCTGCATCAAATCGTGCGCGAAACAGTTCGAACAGTTGCTGAACGTCGCTGCTACGCCGGCACCGGATCGTATCGCTTACGGGGCGTCGATTAAGTTGACGAATCTGGCGGCTGGATTCCAGGTCCCGGCCAGTGGAACACCGGAGCATCGTGATCTTGCGAATTCGGTTAAGGACACTTTTAACGGCGTGCTACGCGAGGTGCCCGGCTTCTACCGCACGGATGTGCAGGAGTTTGAGAA AGACGCCGATGGAAGCGTTGTGGTGCGGATGAACATTCTGGTCGATAAGGAGATGAAGGATGGCAGCAAGAACCCACTGGCCGATGATCCAGCCAAGCTGGAACTCACTCTGCACAATCTAATGGTGAACAATCTGTCGTCGGGTAAGGTGGGTGCGCTGTCCGTCGATCCCAGCTATTTGGAGTTCAACCAGCTAGAAG GACAAGCATCAGCGCCCAAGGAGGATTACGATCTTTTGCCGGCCGGCGTACGACTGTACATGATCCTGGGATGCATCGCTGGTCTGGTGTTTATAGCCATCGTCCAGGCGACTTGCACCATCATTAAAACGCGAAGAACTAATCGATTAAAG GATCAGTTGATTCCCAACTCAGCGTGGAAGGATTACTCCTCCAACACCAACTACGCGTTCGATAACTTCGAGCCAGAGTCCAAGTCTCACCACAAGGGCCGCTCGTCCGACCGCGGTTACAGCAATGGCAACAGTCAACAGACCACCCTGCAGATGTCGCACTCGCCCAACAAGTCCCAGTACTACGAGATTGATCGTACGGACGGAGGCGGCATGCCAGCGCACCGAAACGGCAACTCAGGCTATCCGTACCCGGCGGGACAACCGCGCCACGGATACGATCGCACCGGAGATCGCTCCTCGTATGCTGACCGGGCGTATTCGCTGCCTCGCCCtatgcatcagcagcagcagcagcagcaaatgcagCAGCGACATCACCAAGAGATGCAGTCACGTCCCACCAACGACTACTACACGCAGGACCGTCGTGGTAAGTCACGCAACAATGGTAGCCACTACGCTGGCAACGGTCATCAGCAtccgtcgcagcagcagcagcagcatcatcagcaccagcagcaacagcagcgaccCATGCCGGACTCGTCCGATCTGTACTTTACGCCAACGCAGCGAAAGTACTCGGGCGAGGTCGTGCGAGTGTTTGTCGACTATAACAAGGATAAGAAGTAA
- the LOC118512116 gene encoding G-box-binding factor-like — MANFTHKLHQHLHGHGAHQYHHHLQQQQHHQQQHSSQLLHPFYNQHHQQHHHLVQQQQQHHHLQQQQQQQQQAGGNSNSSHGYSSQPTSPYHNHNSNSSEPKHLHGSHSPSPGVTPGPSGTVDGQSQQAMAMQQHY; from the coding sequence atggCGAACTTCACGCATAAGCTGCACCAGCATCTACACGGCCACGGAGCTCACCAGTATCATCACCacctgcagcaacagcagcaccaccaacagcaacattcGTCTCAACTTCTGCATCCCTTCTAtaatcaacatcatcagcagcaccaccatcttgtgcaacagcagcaacagcatcatcatctccagcaacagcagcagcagcagcagcaggctggAGGTAATAGCAACAGTAGTCATGGTTACTCTAGCCAGCCTACTTCACCATATCACaaccacaacagcaacagcagcgaacCGAAGCATCTGCACGGAAGTCATTCACCTTCGCCGGGCGTGACCCCGGGCCCGTCCGGTACTGTTGACGGTCAATCACAGCAGGCAATGGCGATGCAGCAGCACTACTGA
- the LOC118512070 gene encoding protein psiR-like isoform X1, with protein sequence MSSYGRIRVPPLALVLAVFCLCSPITVNALECYSCEGEDCVRVTTAGITITCENANDRCFSRYNSITLLPIQRGCLKQTESSTCTGEDCVYCATADLCNDAGSPRHLCAVCSSLADPNCLSNPSSLTPVQCPSPSNVDLTAAQCYSRVIGSVTERACITSQADVDRCTGLDCATCTGSGCNLVEFPTDRIQCVQCDNADSCNTDATSSAYCDDVEDVCVTMRRANGNVMKSCKNAMGSTDLAYCLANPSQCNYCGKKLCNSEAFSASAPTKNCYQCDGSDCLKSSVKLVSCQLTDEDCYSIFSGFNPSRRGCTQELTSAEMAACKVPDCVICNEEECNLVSRADHRCGYCSTIKDSNCVAPATGALTVVQCPAPSTDVSDAQCYTKIVRLHQEHIFSSFITQSNYGQRPQIGGSVTERGCISGASDLQGCATDGHNCQTCNIENDGEACNSGLFPSDRRRCTIGTTANAYCPNPWDDCVQLLQSGTRKRTCRSSLTELERSFCANNTNRCHFCSTDNCNVAEVNFNYVECLSCDSATDSRCATDPAALNTFEKCTSCASALITSNGNTTTRRGCLASLPSDVSSQCSATSFGSCQRCSTNRCNVANFPPDRLQCYRCADPPCVSHQNVRLEYCPVYQAGDSCLLESDTSGQLLRLDCRSSLTQSELSACSGRCQMCSTAGCNDPLAYGTSGSCVQCRSSLNSLCRNDALQIAPEPCTNPANSQCYSRLVDGVTERGCMSDLTATERSACTRGENCLVCNSRTSNCNTVQYPVAPLTCFQCDSRTDGESCQAAQTGTPPECPTYDTANKCYTIVQSNGDTVRKCSTQVREVECGTASACEVCLFRGCNTKASSAVGVTEPPVRTTTPGPTNDASTIVGSWTVHIVMLMAVWAVLGKVE encoded by the exons ATGTCATCCTACGGTAGGATACGTGTGCCTCCGTTGGCGCTGGTGCTTGCCGTCTTCTGCCTTTGTTCGCCCATCACCGTGAACGCGTTAGAGTGTTACAGTTGCGAGGGTGAAGACTGTGTGCGAGTGACCACGGCGGGTATCACAATCACCTGTGAGAACGCGAATGATCGCTGCTTCTCCAGATACAACTCGATCACCC TGTTGCCCATACAGCGAGGATGTCTAAAGCAGACGGAAAGTTCTACCTGTACCGGGGAAGATTGTGTCTATTGTGCCACGGCCGATTTGTGCAATGATGCTGGAAGTCCCAGACACCTATGTGCCGTGTGCTCTTCTCTTGCCGATCCGAACTGTCTATCCAATCCGAGCTCGCTGACTCCAGTGCAGTGTCCTTCCCCATCCAACGTGGACTTGACGGCGGCGCAGTGCTACAGTCGAGTG ATCGGTAGTGTGACAGAGCGGGCCTGCATTACATCGCAAGCTGATGTGGACCGCTGCACAGGGCTGGACTGTGCCACTTGCACCGGAAGCGGATGCAATCTGGTAGAGTTCCCCACCGATAGGATCCAGTGTGTACAGTGTGATAACGCTGATAGTTGCAACACGGACGCTACCTCCTCCGCCTATTGTGATGACGTGGAGGACGTGTGCGTTACGATGCGTCGAGCAAATG GTAACGTCATGAAGTCGTGCAAAAATGCTATGGGGTCCACTGACCTGGCCTACTGCCTTGCCAATCCATCCCAGTGCAACTACTGTGGCAAGAAGCTCTGCAACAGTGAGGCGTTTAGTGCGAGTGCTCCCACGAAAAATTGCTATCAGTGTGACGGATCCGACTGTCTAAAGTCGAGCGTAAAACTCGTAAGCTGCCAGCTGACGGATGAGGATTGTTACAGCATTTTCAGTGGAT TTAATCCATCACGGCGTGGCTGTACGCAAGAGCTTACGAGCGCAGAGATGGCCGCCTGTAAAGTACCTGACTGTGTTATTTGTAACGAGGAAGAGTGTAACTTGGTGTCGCGAGCCGATCACCGATGCGGTTACTGCTCCACTATTAAGGACTCGAACTGTGTTGCTCCTGCCACTGGAGCTCTAACCGTGGTCCAGTGTCCAGCACCATCGACGGATGTTTCCGATGCACAATGCTACACCAAAATTGTAAGATTACATCAGGAACACATCTTTTCTTCCTTTATAACACAATCCAACTATGGTCAACGTCCTCAGATTGGTGGATCGGTTACTGAGCGCGGTTGCATTAGTGGGGCATCGGATCTTCAAGGTTGTGCGACGGATGGTCACAACTGCCAGACCTGTAACATCGAGAACGATGGGGAAGCTTGCAATAGTGGTCTTTTCCCGAGTGATCGTCGACGATGTACGATCGGTACGACTGCCAACGCTTACTGCCCCAATCCGTGGGATGATTGCGTGCAGCTGCTCCAGAGCGGAACACGGAAACGGACCTGCCGATCGTCGCTGACCGAGCTGGAACGCAGCTTCTGTGCAAACAACACCAACCGATGCCACTTCTGCTCTACGGATAATTGTAATGTTGCGGAAGTCAACTTCAACTACGTCGAGTGTCT CTCCTGTGACTCTGCGACGGACAGCAGATGCGCTACGGATCCTGCCGCACTGAATACCTTCGAAAAGTGTACCAGCTGTGCTAGCGCCCTTATCACAAGCAATGGAAATACAACCACACGCCGAGGATGCCTGGCAAGCCTTCCTTCAGACGTTTCGAGCCAGTGTAGCGCTACATCCTTCGGCTCCTGTCAGCGATGCTCGACCAATCGCTGCAATGTGGCCAATTTCCCACCGGATCGCCTTCAGTGCTACCGATGTGCGGATCCACCCTGTGTCTCCCATCAAAACGTACGGCTTGAGTACTGCCCAGTGTATCAAGCCGGAGACAGTTGCTTGCTGGAATCAGACACCTCCGGTCAGCTACTTCGATTGGACTGTCGTAGCTCGTTAACGCAGAGCGAGCTGTCCGCGTGCTCGGGTCGATGTCAAATGTGCTCTACTGCGGGCTGTAATGACCCGCTGGCTTATGGCACTTCCGGCAGCTGTGTACAATGTCGCAGCTCGTTAAATTCGCTCTGTCGCAACGATGCGCTCCAAATTGCACCGGAACCGTGCACCAATCCCGCCAACTCGCAATGCTACAGCCGGCTGGTGGACGGTGTTACCGAGCGCGGCTGTATGAGCGATCTGACGGCGACTGAGCGCAGTGCGTGCACACGTGGTGAGAACTGTCTCGTGTGTAATTCGCGaacgagcaactgcaacacgGTACAGTACCCGGTTGCACCGCTCACCTGCTTCCAGTGTGATTCACGGACCGACGGCGAAAGCTGCCAAGCCGCCCAAACAGGCACGCCACCCGAATGTCCGACGTACGACACCGCCAACAAGTGCTACACGATCGTACAGTCGAACGGGGACACGGTGCGGAAATGTTCGACGCAAGTGCGAGAGGTTGAGTGTGGCACGGCCAGCGCTTGTGAGGTCTGTCTCTTCCGTGGATGCAACACTAAGGCCAGTTCGGCTGTCGGTGTTACAGAGCCACCCGTACGTACGACAACACCAGGGCCGACCAACGACGCAAGCACCATAGTCGGGAGCTGGACGGTGCACATCGTTATGCTGATGGCAGTGTGGGCCGTTTTGGGCAAAGTAGAATAG
- the LOC118512070 gene encoding major surface trophozoite antigen 11-like isoform X2, translating to MSSYGRIRVPPLALVLAVFCLCSPITVNALECYSCEGEDCVRVTTAGITITCENANDRCFSRYNSITLLPIQRGCLKQTESSTCTGEDCVYCATADLCNDAGSPRHLCAVCSSLADPNCLSNPSSLTPVQCPSPSNVDLTAAQCYSRVIGSVTERACITSQADVDRCTGLDCATCTGSGCNLVEFPTDRIQCVQCDNADSCNTDATSSAYCDDVEDVCVTMRRANGNVMKSCKNAMGSTDLAYCLANPSQCNYCGKKLCNSEAFSASAPTKNCYQCDGSDCLKSSVKLVSCQLTDEDCYSIFSGFNPSRRGCTQELTSAEMAACKVPDCVICNEEECNLVSRADHRCGYCSTIKDSNCVAPATGALTVVQCPAPSTDVSDAQCYTKIIGGSVTERGCISGASDLQGCATDGHNCQTCNIENDGEACNSGLFPSDRRRCTIGTTANAYCPNPWDDCVQLLQSGTRKRTCRSSLTELERSFCANNTNRCHFCSTDNCNVAEVNFNYVECLSCDSATDSRCATDPAALNTFEKCTSCASALITSNGNTTTRRGCLASLPSDVSSQCSATSFGSCQRCSTNRCNVANFPPDRLQCYRCADPPCVSHQNVRLEYCPVYQAGDSCLLESDTSGQLLRLDCRSSLTQSELSACSGRCQMCSTAGCNDPLAYGTSGSCVQCRSSLNSLCRNDALQIAPEPCTNPANSQCYSRLVDGVTERGCMSDLTATERSACTRGENCLVCNSRTSNCNTVQYPVAPLTCFQCDSRTDGESCQAAQTGTPPECPTYDTANKCYTIVQSNGDTVRKCSTQVREVECGTASACEVCLFRGCNTKASSAVGVTEPPVRTTTPGPTNDASTIVGSWTVHIVMLMAVWAVLGKVE from the exons ATGTCATCCTACGGTAGGATACGTGTGCCTCCGTTGGCGCTGGTGCTTGCCGTCTTCTGCCTTTGTTCGCCCATCACCGTGAACGCGTTAGAGTGTTACAGTTGCGAGGGTGAAGACTGTGTGCGAGTGACCACGGCGGGTATCACAATCACCTGTGAGAACGCGAATGATCGCTGCTTCTCCAGATACAACTCGATCACCC TGTTGCCCATACAGCGAGGATGTCTAAAGCAGACGGAAAGTTCTACCTGTACCGGGGAAGATTGTGTCTATTGTGCCACGGCCGATTTGTGCAATGATGCTGGAAGTCCCAGACACCTATGTGCCGTGTGCTCTTCTCTTGCCGATCCGAACTGTCTATCCAATCCGAGCTCGCTGACTCCAGTGCAGTGTCCTTCCCCATCCAACGTGGACTTGACGGCGGCGCAGTGCTACAGTCGAGTG ATCGGTAGTGTGACAGAGCGGGCCTGCATTACATCGCAAGCTGATGTGGACCGCTGCACAGGGCTGGACTGTGCCACTTGCACCGGAAGCGGATGCAATCTGGTAGAGTTCCCCACCGATAGGATCCAGTGTGTACAGTGTGATAACGCTGATAGTTGCAACACGGACGCTACCTCCTCCGCCTATTGTGATGACGTGGAGGACGTGTGCGTTACGATGCGTCGAGCAAATG GTAACGTCATGAAGTCGTGCAAAAATGCTATGGGGTCCACTGACCTGGCCTACTGCCTTGCCAATCCATCCCAGTGCAACTACTGTGGCAAGAAGCTCTGCAACAGTGAGGCGTTTAGTGCGAGTGCTCCCACGAAAAATTGCTATCAGTGTGACGGATCCGACTGTCTAAAGTCGAGCGTAAAACTCGTAAGCTGCCAGCTGACGGATGAGGATTGTTACAGCATTTTCAGTGGAT TTAATCCATCACGGCGTGGCTGTACGCAAGAGCTTACGAGCGCAGAGATGGCCGCCTGTAAAGTACCTGACTGTGTTATTTGTAACGAGGAAGAGTGTAACTTGGTGTCGCGAGCCGATCACCGATGCGGTTACTGCTCCACTATTAAGGACTCGAACTGTGTTGCTCCTGCCACTGGAGCTCTAACCGTGGTCCAGTGTCCAGCACCATCGACGGATGTTTCCGATGCACAATGCTACACCAAAATT ATTGGTGGATCGGTTACTGAGCGCGGTTGCATTAGTGGGGCATCGGATCTTCAAGGTTGTGCGACGGATGGTCACAACTGCCAGACCTGTAACATCGAGAACGATGGGGAAGCTTGCAATAGTGGTCTTTTCCCGAGTGATCGTCGACGATGTACGATCGGTACGACTGCCAACGCTTACTGCCCCAATCCGTGGGATGATTGCGTGCAGCTGCTCCAGAGCGGAACACGGAAACGGACCTGCCGATCGTCGCTGACCGAGCTGGAACGCAGCTTCTGTGCAAACAACACCAACCGATGCCACTTCTGCTCTACGGATAATTGTAATGTTGCGGAAGTCAACTTCAACTACGTCGAGTGTCT CTCCTGTGACTCTGCGACGGACAGCAGATGCGCTACGGATCCTGCCGCACTGAATACCTTCGAAAAGTGTACCAGCTGTGCTAGCGCCCTTATCACAAGCAATGGAAATACAACCACACGCCGAGGATGCCTGGCAAGCCTTCCTTCAGACGTTTCGAGCCAGTGTAGCGCTACATCCTTCGGCTCCTGTCAGCGATGCTCGACCAATCGCTGCAATGTGGCCAATTTCCCACCGGATCGCCTTCAGTGCTACCGATGTGCGGATCCACCCTGTGTCTCCCATCAAAACGTACGGCTTGAGTACTGCCCAGTGTATCAAGCCGGAGACAGTTGCTTGCTGGAATCAGACACCTCCGGTCAGCTACTTCGATTGGACTGTCGTAGCTCGTTAACGCAGAGCGAGCTGTCCGCGTGCTCGGGTCGATGTCAAATGTGCTCTACTGCGGGCTGTAATGACCCGCTGGCTTATGGCACTTCCGGCAGCTGTGTACAATGTCGCAGCTCGTTAAATTCGCTCTGTCGCAACGATGCGCTCCAAATTGCACCGGAACCGTGCACCAATCCCGCCAACTCGCAATGCTACAGCCGGCTGGTGGACGGTGTTACCGAGCGCGGCTGTATGAGCGATCTGACGGCGACTGAGCGCAGTGCGTGCACACGTGGTGAGAACTGTCTCGTGTGTAATTCGCGaacgagcaactgcaacacgGTACAGTACCCGGTTGCACCGCTCACCTGCTTCCAGTGTGATTCACGGACCGACGGCGAAAGCTGCCAAGCCGCCCAAACAGGCACGCCACCCGAATGTCCGACGTACGACACCGCCAACAAGTGCTACACGATCGTACAGTCGAACGGGGACACGGTGCGGAAATGTTCGACGCAAGTGCGAGAGGTTGAGTGTGGCACGGCCAGCGCTTGTGAGGTCTGTCTCTTCCGTGGATGCAACACTAAGGCCAGTTCGGCTGTCGGTGTTACAGAGCCACCCGTACGTACGACAACACCAGGGCCGACCAACGACGCAAGCACCATAGTCGGGAGCTGGACGGTGCACATCGTTATGCTGATGGCAGTGTGGGCCGTTTTGGGCAAAGTAGAATAG
- the LOC118512112 gene encoding vegetative cell wall protein gp1, with amino-acid sequence MNFIVSLLLIGVTFFLICWMIRCCCTRRSKGAIISPPVVIISDVHREAPRNTTTQVHTIVQGHPTGTSAYPAIPAAYPAQHPAPYPAQPYMQHYPLQTSAAPPTAPPHQQPTPVQFPSLPNTGMQYPAPPAASAMPGPPDARMFNPPSYDQVVAESLPVQPPYNPNFKG; translated from the exons ATGAATTTCATTGTTTCGCTGTTGTTGATCGGTGTGACGTTTTTCTTGATCTGCTGGATGATCCGATGCTGCTGCACAAGGCGTAGTAAGGGTGCTATCATATCAC CGCCCGTGGTAATAATCTCCGACGTTCATCGTGAGGCACCGcgaaacacaaccacacaagTCCATACGATTGTTCAGGGTCATCCGACAGGTACGTCCGCGTATCCGGCAATACCGGCTGCCTACCCGGCACAACATCCAGCTCCGTATCCCGCCCAACCCTACATGCAGCATTACCCTCTTCAAACATCGGCCGCACCACCAACCGCTCCTCCACACCAGCAGCCGACTCCCGTACAGTTTCCGTCCCTGCCCAACACCGGCATGCAGTACCCGGCACCTCCGGCCGCATCAGCAATGCCCGGCCCACCTGATGCTCGGATGTTCAATCCACCGAGCTATGACCAGGTGGTGGCTGAATCACTCCCAGTACAGCCACCGTACAATCCGAACTTCAAAGGTTAA